A single region of the Podospora pseudopauciseta strain CBS 411.78 chromosome 1, whole genome shotgun sequence genome encodes:
- the RRS1 gene encoding Rhodanese-related sulfurtransferase (EggNog:ENOG503NZ9M; COG:J): protein MSTDTKPPKLPVTVSKPTPYTFDLGLLLANDPNPLSLPASTGPSLESSLYDIARDGTQSLINQLLTTLPISSTPAGVLLSLPGPVTPLPREKPVPTPKPETKWAAFAKRRGIKPKTREQRRNLQLNPETGEHERKWGYKGANKAGQDEAIIEIKHNSKKELERKEGTSIRGDKRREIRENIKRNERRMRRNERHAGQRK from the coding sequence atgtccaCCGAtaccaaaccccccaaactccccgtCACAGTCTCCAAGCCCACCCCTTACACCTTcgacctcggcctcctcctaGCCAAtgaccccaaccccctctccctccccgccagcACCGGCCCCTCCCTCGAGTCCTCCCTCTACGACATCGCCAGAGACGGCACCCAATCCCTAATCAACCaactcctcaccaccctccccatatcctccacccccgccggcgtcctcctctccctccccggccctgtcacccccctcccccgcgaGAAGCCCGtccccacccccaagccAGAGACTAAATGGGCCGCCTTCGCCAAACGCCGCGGCATCAAGCCCAAGACTCGTGAGCAGCGCCGCAACCTGCAGCTCAACCCCGAGACTGGCGAGCACGAGCGCAAGTGGGGTTACAAGGGCGCCAACAAGGCCGGTCAGGACGAGGCGATCATCGAGATTAAGCACAACTCcaagaaggagctggagaggaaggaggggacgAGTATCAGGGGTGacaagaggagggagattaGGGAGAATATCAAGAGGAatgagaggaggatgaggaggaatgaGAGGCACGCTGGGCAGAGGAAGTAA
- a CDS encoding hypothetical protein (BUSCO:EOG092625U6; EggNog:ENOG503NUP5; COG:J), which translates to MSASNCLRCLGRPSVAGASRGVVVVPVFAPRTAAPFSTTAVQNALPAKPKSAEHQDRSVRVYRAGRKMTIKKKNTQDRGKPPLPGERKAFRKKIVLSNDNAFPVPWVTEMEASSLSNENKVGSIVSLPPALQDQLRATEAFQPTQTWGLFRKPSTLIRKETVELTGKMEKAVENKQTARIVLAGEKISGKSTMLLQAQSHAYLNNWIVIHFPDAQELTNGSTEYAPIPNTENPTLYMQQNYCLKLLQSIKKANEKILAKLLSVSNHNELPQNITVNQPLLSLINAAKEAEGAWSVFQALWSELNAQGVNRPPILLSMDNLPHIMKMSEYRSASFDKIHSHDLSLVRLFTEALAGNTRFPSGGAVIAATNRNNGPRIPSMELALKQRLAEQIKVVEGEEAPEPPVRDPYFKGYDDRVEKVLKTVEVMEVNKIGKREARSLMEYWAASGLLRTTVDEQVVSEKWTLGGCGVLGEMERAALLTMKI; encoded by the exons ATGTCGGCAAGCAACTGCCTGAGATGCCTTGGCCGGCCATCGGTGGCAGGAGCTTCGagaggtgttgttgttgtgccCGTCTTTGCGCCCAGAACGGCGGCTCCCTTCTCGACGACTGCTGTCCAGAATGCTCTGCCGGCGAAGCCGAAGAGCGCCGAGCACCAGGACCGGTCGGTGAGGGTGTACCGTGCGGGCAGGAAGATGacgatcaagaagaagaacaccCAGGACAGGGGCAAGCCCCCTCTCCCAGGCGAGCGCAAGGCCTTCCGCAAGAAGATTGTCCTCAGCAACGACAACGCCTTTCCCGTACCGTGGGTGACAGAGATGGAGGCAAGCAGCTTGTCGAACGAGAACAAGGTCGGCAGCATTGTGTCACTTCCCCCTGCGCTGCAGGATCAACTGCGCGCCACTGAGGCTTTCCAGCCTACACAGACTTGGGGCTTGTTCAGAAAGCCTTCGACATTAATCCGGAAGGAGACGGTCGAGTTGACGggcaagatggagaaggcggtTGAGAACAAGCAGACGGCTCGTATTGTCCTCGCGGGTGAGAAGATCTCGGGCAAGAGCACCATGCTCCTCCAGGCTCAGTCACACGCCTACCTCAACAACTGGATTGTGATTCACTTCCCAGATG CCCAAGAACTCACCAACGGCTCAACCGAATacgcccccatccccaacaccgAAAACCCAACCCTCTACATGCAGCAAAACTACTgcctcaagctcctccaatCCATCAAAAAGGCCAACGAGAAGATCCTCGCCAAGCTGCTCTCCGTCTCCAACCACAACGAGctcccccaaaacatcaCCGTCAACCAGCCCCTCCTGTCCCTGATCAACGCCGCCAAAGAAGCCGAGGGCGCCTGGTCCGTCTTCCAGGCCCTCTGGTCCGAACTCAACGCCCAGGGCGTCAACCGgccccccatcctcctcagcatGGACAACCTCCCCCACATCATGAAGATGTCCGAGTACCGCTCTGCCTCGTTTGACAAAATTCACTCTCACGACTTGTCTCTGGTCAGGCTCTTCACCGAGGCCCTGGCGGGCAACACCCGCTTCCCGTCCGGTGGTGCCGTCATCGCCGCGACAAACAGAAACAACGGGCCGCGGATTCCGAGCATGGAGTTGGCGCTGAAGCAGAGGTTGGCGGAGCAGAtcaaggttgttgagggtgaggaggcgCCCGAGCCGCCGGTGAGGGATCCTTATTTCAAGGGGTATGATGATAGAGTGGAGAAGGTGCTcaagacggtggaggtgatggaggtgaacaagattgggaagagggaggcgaggagtTTGATGGAGTATTGGGCTGCTagtgggttgttgaggacgACAGTGGATGAGCAGGTTGTGAGTGAGAAGTGGACGTTGGGTGGGTGCGGTGTTTTGGGcgagatggagagggcggcGTTGTTGACGATGAAGATTTAG
- the MCM7 gene encoding DNA replication licensing factor MCM7 (COG:L; EggNog:ENOG503NVJW), with product MALFNMKAPVEYGEQQEAFEHFLTDFKTSPQETITTALGNITINEDDLSDDYDFMDEDDEAGQQRRRQQRRGAKEPVHKYKLMLQELADRKTNEVAIELDDIHTFEEDLGLELKLVESIEKNTKHYVEILSRAIDKLMPQPTQGLTFKDDVLDVLMANRAQRNADLVEAAERTADPAMLNEQYPAQLTRRYTLVFKPRTAMSGEPLKALSVRQVRGDHLGHLITIRGIATRVSDVKPIVQVSAYTCDRCGCEIFQPVSDKQYGPLTLCPSKDCKENQAKGQLYPSSRASKFLPFQEVKIQELAEQVPIGQIPRTLTVLCYGTLVRKVHPGDTVDISGIFLPTPYTGFQAMRAGLLTDTYLEAHDVIQHKKAYEDMQIDPLMERRIAKSFQSGNQYEYLAKSIAPEIFGHLDVKKALLLLLVGGVTKEVGDGMRIRGDINICLMGDPGVAKSQLLKYISKVAPRGVYTSGRGSSGVGLTAAVMRDPVTDEMVLEGGALVLADNGICCIDEFDKMDDNDRTAIHEVMEQQTISISKAGISTSLNARTSILAAANPLYGRYNTRLTAVENINLPAALLSRFDVMFLLLDTPTRETDAQLAKHVAYVHMHNKHPDIDTSDGFVFSPAEVRAYVAKARTYRPVLPPNVADYMVKTYVRLRNQHKRNEKKSQNFGHTTPRTLLGIVRLAQALARLQFSNTVKQEDVDEALRLIEASKESLAMDDGNRTGRRGLNASSKIFNLVKGLADSGACRADEMEDDEDNENEFGVELNLRKVKERVIAKGFTENQWMTALEEYTDLNIWQTTGNGSRLVFIVADDREGSQEL from the exons ATGGCTCTCTTTAACATGAAAGCGCCCGTCGAGTACGGCGAACAGCAAG AGGCCTTTGAGCATTTCCTTACCGATTTCAAGACGTCGCCGCAGGagaccatcaccactgcGCTGGGAAACATCACAATTAACGAGGACGACCTGAGCGATGATTATGATTTtatggatgaggatgacgaggcgGGACAGCAACGGCGCCGCCAGCAACGGAGAGGAGCCAAGGAGCCTGTACACAAATACAAGCTGATGCTCCAAGAACTGGCCGACAGAAAGACAAACGAGGTGGCAATCGAGCTGGATGACATCCATACG TTTGAAGAGGACTTGGGCCTGGAGCTCAAGCTCGTTGAGTCGATCGAGAAGAACACAAAGCACTATGTCGAGATTCTTTCGAGGGCCATCGACAAGTTGATGCCACAACCAACTCAGGGACTTACTTTCAAGGACGATGTGCTCGACGTATTAATGGCCAACCGGGCCCAGCGCAACGCGGATCTAGTTGAGGCCGCTGAGAGAACTGCGGACCCAGCTATGCTGAACGAACAATACCCTGCGCAACTCACCCGCCGATACACCCTTGTCTTCAAGCCCAGAACCGCCATGTCGGGCGAGCCCCTGAAGGCACTCTCTGTCAGACAAGTCCGTGGCGACCACCTCGGacacctcatcaccatccgcGGCATCGCCACCAGAGTATCAGACGTCAAACCTATTGTGCAGGTCAGCGCCTATACTTGCGATCGCTGCGGTTGCGAAATTTTCCAGCCCGTGTCCGATAAACAGTACGGTCCCCTCACACTGTGCCCGTCGAAGGATTGTAAGGAAAATCAGGCCAAGGGTCAGCTGTACCCATCATCAAGAGCTTCCAAGTTCCTGCCCTTCCAGGAGGTTAAGATTCAGGAACTTGCCGAGCAGGTGCCCATTGGTCAGATTCCCAGGACACTTACCGTGCTTTGCTATGGCACTCTTGTGCGGAAGGTGCACCCTGGTGATACTGTTGATATTTCCGGCATTTTCCTCCCAACACCTTACACCGGTTTCCAGGCCATGCGCGCTGGTCTCTTGACCGACACTTACCTCGAGGCACACGATGTCATTCAGCACAAGAAGGCCTACGAGGATATGCAGATCGATCCCTTGATGGAAAGGAGAATTGCCAAGTCCTTTCAGTCCGGCAACCAGTATGAGTACCTTGCCAAGTCCATCGCCCCTGAAATCTTCGGTCACCTCGACGTCAAGAAAGCActcctgttgctgcttgtgGGTGGCGTTACcaaggaggttggtgacggTATGCGTATCCGTGGTGATATCAATATCTGCCTCATGGGTGACCCAGGTGTGGCCAAATCTCAGTTGTTGAAGTACATTTCGAAGGTGGCTCCTCGCGGTGTTTACACCTCTGGTCGTGGTTCATCCGGTGTCGGTCTCACTGCTGCCGTCATGCGCGACCCTGTAACAGATGAGATGGTCCTCGAAGGTGGTGCCCTTGTCCTTGCTGATAATGGTATCTGCTGTATCGATGAGTTTGACAAAATGGACGACAACGACCGTACTGCCATCCACGAAGTCATGGAGCAGCAGACGATTTCCATCTCCAAGGCCGGTAtttccacctccctcaatGCCCGCACGTCAATTCTGGCCGCCGCCAACCCTCTCTATGGCCGTTACAACACCCGTCTCACCGCCGTCGAAAACATTaacctccccgccgccctcctctcccgttTCGACGTCATGTTCCTGTTGCTCGACACCCCAACAAGAGAAACTGATGCCCAACTCGCCAAGCATGTCGCCTACGTCCACATGCACAACAAGCACCCCGACATCGACACCTCGGACGGCTTCGTCTTCAGCCCAGCCGAAGTCCGTGCCTATGTTGCCAAGGCCCGCACCTACCGCCCTGTCCTCCCTCCGAACGTCGCCGACTACATGGTCAAGACCTACGTCCGCCTCCGCAACCAGCACAAGCGCAACGAGAAGAAGTCTCAGAATTTTGGGCATACCACCCCCCGTACTCTTCTCGGCATCGTCCGTCTTGCGCAGGCTCTCGCCCGTCTCCAGTTCAGCAACACGGTTAAGCAAGAAGATGTAGATGAAGCACTGCGTTTGATCGAAGCCTCGAAGGAGTCCCTCGCTATGGACGATGGGAACCGGACCGGCAGAAGGGGCCTCAACGCCAGCAGCAAGATCTTCAATCTTGTCAAGGGTCTTGCGGACAGTGGCGCTTGCCGggcggatgagatggaggatgatgaggataaCGAGAACGAGTTTGGTGTGGAGCTGAACTtgaggaaggtgaaggagagaGTGATTGCGAAGGGTTTCACGGAGAACCAGTGGATGACTGCTTTGGAGGAGTACACAGATTTGAAC ATCTGGCAAACAACTGGCAATgggtcgaggttggtgtttATTGTGGCGGATGATAGGGAAGGTAGCCAGGAGCTGTGA
- the PEX1 gene encoding Peroxisome biosynthesis protein pex1 (EggNog:ENOG503NWW4; COG:O) yields MAPRKNAQSTAAEISLVHLQNCFANLPQSLASLLANVNTPAQNVIVELTYRVPTPPGSGAAASSTKSIYLGWTGMPSKRRVAPIVDRNGINGSRSGRDQEVPLVEIDATLAATVGLKDGQKVTATIHFDPPMATTVNIEPLTPEDWEMIELHGSFLEDNLLFQIRAVPNPTYAPGGVLAGAHPLTLHLSQTSTASIKVLSLDPPLSADAPFAKIAPDAEVIVAPKTRQKQRSSKDNRSVGGASRKSGKSTGSSRRKSVKEEKRPVLFFRSVDKKNCLEWFDEGVEADDLSVWVDTDMLFTKELKGVNYVAVSLVRPAGLQQPLDSQTQPQEADPASKASTKIIAHLRSWEEPPDGQTAALSTSLCAALGCQGLVGGVVKIEPAPTPLPKKTPDQEGINRDSVQKIKVFPFQTTKPTTSAGLKFGGQSKAEREEGANQVKHIYGTEGNSLLAGPLTDGQVLGVHDGMTFPRGWEGAVVRFEPSQPTSQSGKKPLSWILGSEWRLPISIQPPIPKPAWLTEFEAELATEPSDSLLVGIDSLLDKLKTHVMHMSSVLLTGGQGAGKTCVAQHIAHALRSSQLFHTTYFSCTKLLGDESRVTTIKETLNRLFMAASWGARLGGKALVILDDLDKLCPAETELQVGNNNARARQISEAICSMVKQYCGRDSNVVLLATCQGKESLHNVLVGGHIVREIVDLAAPDKETRRRIMEALTKQGSVSPEDSYANDDDPEDISRPTTADGSATDGDGDGWMDGPSRPPRQNTRTKPSGFILDADLDFLDFAGQTDGYMPGDLILLISRARNEALSRSVTSSLSSNVPNPNLTTIHLSRADFTSALKGFTPASLRNVTLQSSTTTFASIGGLQETRQVLLETLQYPTKYAPIFAQCPLRLRSGLLLYGYPGCGKTLLASAVAGECGLNFISVKGPEILNKYIGASEKSVRDLFARASAAKPCVLFFDEFDSIAPKRGHDSTGVTDRVVNQLLTQMDGAEGLSGVYVLAATSRPDLIDPALLRPGRLDKSLLCDFPNEEDRLDIIRALAGKVKVDEEVWGDEGVLRELGRRTDGFSGADLQALVSNAQLEAIHDVLGDRETSATVVTRRGAKGNKGTGRTRDFLQFKYGEEEVNGDVGVPKTRQQMLAEQAAIVGKLEGIKAARKRSKVVPAGQKQLEDKKEVDAGGNKEVVIKWVHLEKALEETRASISRTERARLERIYREFVDGRSGEMKDGQGSMEIGGRSSLM; encoded by the exons ATGGCGCCGCGCAAGAACGCGCAGTCAACGGCTGCCGAAATATCACTGGTACATCTACAGAACTGTTTTGCAAACCTGCCCCAGTCGCTGGCCTCTTTGCTCGCGAACGTCAACACT CCCGCTCAAAATGTCATTGTCGAACTCACCTACCGCGTCCCTACCCCTCCTGGCTCAGGGGCTGCAGCATCGTCCACCAAGTCCATCTACCTAGGATGGACCGGCATGCCCAGTAAGCGCAGAGTCGCCCCGATCGTGGACAGAAACGGTATCAATGGGTCAAGAAGCGGCCGTGATCAGGAAGTTCCCCTCGTGGAAATCGACGCAACGCTGGCTGCAACCGTGGGGTTGAAGGATGGGCAAAAGGTCACAGCGACGATACACTTCGACCCCCCTATGGCGACCACCGTCAACATTGAGCCTCTGACGCCCGAGGACTGGGAGATGATTGAATTACATGGTAGCTTCCTGGAGGACAACTTGTTGTTCCAGATCCGCGCGGTACCAAATCCCACTTATGCGCCTGGAGGCGTTCTTGCTGGTGCGCATCCATTGACGCTTCACCTCTCACAAACATCGACCGCGAGcattaaagtactttcccTCGACCCCCCACTGTCGGCAGATGCCCCCTTTGCCAAGATCGCCCCCGACGCCGAGGTTATCGTGGCCCCGAAGACCAGGCAAAAGCAACGAAGTAGCAAGGACAACAGAAGTGTGGGCGGTGCCTCGAGGAAGAGTGGAAAGAGCACAGGGAGTTCCAGGCGGAAAAGTGtcaaagaagagaaaaggccAGTTCTGTTCTTCCGCAGCGTTGACAAGAAAAACTGCCTGGAGTGGTTTGACGAGGGAGTAGAGGCGGACGATCTCAGTGTGTGGGTCGATACAGATATGCTCTTTACCAAGGAGCTGAAAGGAGTGAACTATGTTGCGGTCAGTCTGGTGCGCCCAGCAGGACTCCAACAACCGCTCGATTCGCAGACACAACCTCAGGAGGCAGACCCAGCATCCAAAGCATCCACCAAAATCATTGCCCACCTGCGTTCTTGGGAAGAGCCGCCAGATGGACAGACCGCAGCACTCTCAACCAGTCTGTGTGCCGCTCTCGGCTGCCAGGGActtgttggaggggttgtgaaGATTGAGCCCGCCCCTACACCGTTGCCAAAGAAGACGCCAGATCAGGAGGGAATCAACCGCGATTCGGTTCAAAAAATCAAGGTTTTCCCCTTTCAAACAACAAAACCTACGACATCAGCAGGCCTCAAATTTGGTGGACAGTCGAAAGCCGAGCGCGAAGAGGGTGCCAATCAAGTCAAACATATCTATGGCACCGAGGGTAATTCATTGCTGGCTGGACCGTTGACGGATGGCCAGGTTCTCGGAGTTCACGATGGCATGACATTCCCACGAGGTTGGGAAGGTGCTGTTGTCCGATTTGAACCTTCTCAGCCAACCTCTCAGAGTGGCAAGAAGCCCCTGAGCTGGATCTTGGGATCAGAGTGGAGGTTGCCCATCTCCATTCAACCACCAATTCCTAAGCCTGCTTGGCTTACTGAGTTTGAAGCTGAGCTAGCCACTGAACCGTCTGATTCTCTGCTCGTAGGCATCGATTCGTTGCTTGACAAGCTCAAGACTCATGTTATGCATATGTCTTCAGTTCTCTTGACAGGCGGTCAGGGTGCTGGCAAGACCTGTGTGGCACAACACATTGCCCATGCTTTGCGGTCATCTCAACTGTTTCACACCACTTACTTTTCCTGCACAAAGCTCTTGGGTGATGAGAGCCGGGTCACCACTATCAAGGAGACCCTTAACCGTCTGTTTATGGCTGCCAGCTGGGGTGCCAGGCTTGGTGGCAAGGCGCTCGTGATCCTTGATGATTTGGACAAGCTCTGCCCAGCAGAGACAGAACTCCAAGTAGGCAACAACAATGCTCGTGCTCGGCAGATCAGCGAGGCGATTTGCTCCATGGTCAAACAATACTGCGGCCGGGACAGCAATGTTGTCTTGCTGGCCACCTGCCAGGGCAAAGAGTCTCTTCACAACGTCCTCGTAGGCGGTCACATCGTTCGTGAGATTGTCGACCTGGCCGCTCCCGACAAGGAAACCAGACGTCGTATCATGGAAGCTCTCACCAAACAAGGCTCCGTCTCTCCGGAAGATTCCTATGCCAACGACGATGACCCCGAAGACATCAGCCGCCCCACTACCGCAGATGGCAGCGCCACCGATGGTGACGGAGACGGCTGGATGGACGGTCCCAGTCGCCCTCCACGCCAAAACACTCGCACCAAACCAAGCGGCTTCATCCTCGATGCCGATCTCGACTTCCTCGACTTCGCCGGCCAGACAGACGGCTACATGCCCGgtgacctcatcctcctcatctcccgCGCCCGCAACGAGGCCCTCTCCCGCTCCGTCACCTCTTCTCTGTCCTCCAACGTCCCCAATCCAAACCTaaccaccatccacctcTCCCGCGCGGACTTCACCTCCGCCCTGAAAGGCTTTACCCCTGCTTCCCTCAGAAACGTAACCCTCCAATCCTCCACCACGACTTTTGCCTCGATCGGTGGTCTCCAGGAAACCCGCCAGGTCCTCCTGGAAACACTGCAGTATCCCACCAAATACGCCCCCATTTTCGCCCAATGCCCCCTGCGGCTCCGTTCAGGGTTGTTGTTATACGGCTACCCAGGCTGCGGCAaaaccctcctcgcctctgCCGTCGCGGGCGAGTGCGGCCTGAATTTCATCTCGGTCAAGGGACCAGAGATTCTGAACAAGTACATTGGTGCCTCTGAAAAATCCGTCCGCGACCTCTTTGCCCGAGCCTCGGCCGCTAAGCCGTGCGTGTTGTTCTTTGACGAGTTTGACAGCATCGCCCCCAAGAGAGGCCACGACTCGACTGGTGTGACAGACAGAGTAGTCAACCAGCTTTTGACGCAAATGGATGGTGCGGAAGGATTGTCTGGTGTTTACGTGCTCGCTGCTACCTCCCGGCCGGATTTGATCGACCCTGCGTTGCTACGACCGGGAAGATTGGACAAGAGTTTGCTCTGTGACTTTCCCAACGAGGAAGACAGATTGGATATCATCCGTGCGTTGGCCGGGAAAGTGAAGGTAGATGAGGAAGtttggggggatgagggggtgctgagggagttggggaggaggacggacGGGTTCAGCGGGGCGGATTTGCAAGCGTTGGTTAGTAATGCGCAGTTGGAGGCTATTCATGATGTTTTGGGGGATAGGGAGACTTCTGCCACGGTTGTTACTAGGAGGGGGGCGAAGGGTAACAAGGGGACGGGAAGGACGAGGGATTTCTTGCAGTTCAAgtatggggaggaggaggtgaatgGGGATGTGGGGGTGCCGAAGACGAGGCAGCAGATGCTGGCTGAGCAGGCGGCTATTGTGGGGAAGTTGGAGGGGATTAAAGctgcgaggaagaggagcaagGTTGTGCCAGCGGGGCAGAAGCAGCTGGAGGATaagaaggaggttgatgctggggggaacaaggaggtggtgattaAGTGGGTGCACTTGGagaaggcgttggaggagacGAGGGCTAGTATTTCTAGGACGGAGAGAGCGAGACTGGAGAGGATTTATAGGGAGTTTGTGGATGGGAGGAGtggggagatgaaggatgGGCAGGGGAGTATGGagattggggggaggagtagTTTGATGTAG